A window of the Athene noctua unplaced genomic scaffold, bAthNoc1.hap1.1 HAP1_HAP1_scaffold_82, whole genome shotgun sequence genome harbors these coding sequences:
- the LOC141955031 gene encoding coiled-coil domain-containing protein 183-like, whose product MDATRAAGLKGRGRSTSSVPGRKAKLSQHARDLRTVIALQGAAPWAARGRDGAGGGLSVPPSSCVVPTAPSCPAEQEREAFTWSCGEELQQKSERLPRLCEAVQDVRAPSGTQKVTQEKLRAEIHARVNTCNLLLDQVRQRRRARDELQRRLQRLQAVEKEDKQQQAQLQAIRQLENSIEKMLLKVQAAQKVTALYVEVRDALRKELDHLPMHLDLLCGTAERYHRELEDAELVAADARRAAAVTKGDVEKLKTQMRADREFWCRSEAAQKLQLKEFLKRHLREQARHKLAVDLSKLQLQDPLAGTQLEDTKSQEEYKAWVTKKVEEAKAAVPCSHVWDMAGRFLEQQKASADLERYLQQCKEKQQALKETLHQLELKHDELKRRQPPNTLSCMDVNVSGCRKLEEELRRELQREEARREQMRAQMLKEEDLLLQFDHAVNNLAVLLRGITVPGQDAFVQAWSTQEKLQHCRQKLQYLVQRTASLPPESHSLNEDNATFVKVRNLLEQTMAQAPRSLKISLEDTKGRRAQRGHVPQRLSQPLPTGSSERPRLSPTVPADPDPGAASRPWV is encoded by the exons ATGGATGCCACACGCGCGGcggggctgaagggccgaggcAGGAGCACCAGCTCCGTGCCGGGCCGGAAGGCAAAGCTCAGCCAGCACGCCCGGGATCTGCGCACCGTCATCGCCTTGCAAGGTGCTGCCCCTTGGGCTgcgcggggacgggacggggcgggcggggggctctcGGTCCCCCCATCGTCCTGCGTGGTCCCAACAGCACCTTCGTgtcctgcagagcaagagagggaGGCTTTCACGTGGTCCTGCGGGGAAGAGCTCCAGCAGAAGAGCGAGCGGCTGCCCCGCCTGTGTGAGGCGGTGCAGGACGTCCGTGCCCCGAGCGGCACCCAGAAG GTGACCCAGGAGAAGCTCCGGGCTGAAATCCATGCGCGGGTGAACACCTGTAACTTGCTGCTGGACCAGGTGAGGCAGCGGAGACGAGCCCGGGACGAGCTGCAGAGGCGGCTGCAGcgcctgcaggctgtggagaaggaggacaagcagcagcaggcgcAGCTGCAG gccaTTCGCCAGCTGGAGAACAGCATCGAGAAGATGCTCTTGAAAGTTCAGGCTGCACAGAAGGTGACAGCCCTGTACGTGGAGGTGCGGGATGCCCTGCGGAAG gagcTGGACCACCTGCCTATGCACCTGGACCTCCTGTGTGGGACGGCTGAACGCTACCATAGGGAGCTGGAAGATGCAGAGCTCGTGGCTGCAGATGCCCGCAGAGCGGCTGCTGTAACCAAG GGCGACGTGGAGAAGTTAAAAACCCAGATGCGGGCGGACAGAGAGTTCTGGTGCCGCTCCGAGGCCGCGCAGAAGCTGCAGCTCAAGGAATTCTTAAAAAGGCATCTGAgagag CAAGCCAGGCACAAGCTCGCCGTGGACTTGTCgaaactgcagctgcaggaccCTCTTGCGG GAACCCAACTGGAGGACACCAAGTCCCAGGAGGAGTACAAGGCCTGGGTCACCAAAAAGGTGGAGGAGGCCAAGGCTGCGGTGCCGTGCTCCCACGTCTGG GACATGGCTGGCAggttcctggagcagcagaaggccTCGGCGGACCTGGAGCGGTATCTCCAGCAgtgcaaggagaagcagcaggcgcTGAAGGAGACGCTgcaccagctggagctgaagcacGATGAGCTGAAGCGTCgccagccccccaacaccctcag TTGTATGGATGTGAATGTGTCTGGctgcaggaagctggaggaggagctgaggagggagctgcagcgggAGGAGGCTCGGCGGGAGCAGATGCGAGCccagatgctgaaggaggaggatcTGCTGCTCCAGTTTGACCACGCTGTCAACAACCTGGCCGTCCTGCTGCGTGGCATCACGGTGCCCGGCCAG GACGCTTTTGTCCAGGCCTGGAGTACGCAGGAGAAGCTCCAGCACTGTAGGCAGAAGCTGCAGTACCTGGTGCAGCGCACGGCCAGCCTGCCCCCCGAGAGCCACAGCCTCAACGAGGACAATGCG ACTTTTGTCAAGGTCCGAAATCTCCTGGAGCAGACGATGGCACAGGCTCCCCGGAGCCTGAAGATTTCCTTGGAGGACACCAAGGGTAGGAGAGCACAGCGGGGACACGTCCCccagcgcctgtcccagcccctgcccacaggcagttCTGAGCGTCCTCGCCtgtctcccactgtcccagcagaccccgacccaggagctgcctccagaccttgggtctga